A stretch of Deinococcus misasensis DSM 22328 DNA encodes these proteins:
- a CDS encoding glycosyltransferase encodes MMRILFVIAGLGRGGAETQVIRLTEKLMQDHKVKIISLLEDNAFQQRIDSQKMDVVTLPINGRSRLFKNLGRVLQEMRQFQPDCLIGFMFHGIMVARLGSLLTRKPSIGSIRTEKAQGFKDRLLQWTDFLSRGMVVNAENTRNKLIERKITSGSKIQVINNAMDDVFFEEPLQSVSPASRFRWVTIGRLIEAKGHDLLIRAMTELPEAELTVVGGGPLRAQLEELVGTLNLQDRVHLVGDSSDIRPHLRAADAFVLSSRWEGMPNALLEAMAAGKACVTTNVGGVQALQGNHLLVVPANDEAHLAKGMRNMMQFSAEERALMGKQARQLVREHFSASAVVKMWEEFIQNSSNHRRI; translated from the coding sequence ATGATGCGCATTCTGTTTGTGATTGCTGGGTTGGGCCGGGGAGGTGCAGAAACCCAGGTGATCCGTTTGACTGAAAAGTTGATGCAAGACCACAAAGTGAAAATCATTTCACTGCTGGAAGACAATGCTTTCCAGCAACGCATCGACAGTCAGAAAATGGATGTGGTGACGTTGCCCATCAATGGACGTTCACGCCTGTTCAAGAACCTGGGCCGGGTGCTGCAGGAAATGCGCCAGTTTCAACCGGATTGCCTGATCGGATTCATGTTTCATGGCATCATGGTTGCGCGTCTGGGCAGTCTGTTGACCAGAAAACCTTCCATCGGCAGCATTCGCACAGAAAAGGCTCAGGGTTTCAAGGACCGCCTGTTGCAATGGACGGATTTCTTGTCCAGAGGGATGGTGGTCAATGCGGAAAACACCCGCAACAAACTCATCGAACGAAAAATCACTTCTGGCAGCAAGATCCAGGTGATCAACAATGCCATGGATGATGTGTTCTTTGAAGAGCCCCTGCAAAGTGTTTCGCCTGCTTCTCGTTTCCGCTGGGTCACCATTGGTCGTTTGATCGAAGCCAAAGGGCATGACCTTTTGATTCGTGCCATGACCGAATTGCCTGAAGCAGAACTCACCGTGGTGGGGGGAGGTCCACTCAGGGCACAACTGGAAGAGCTTGTGGGCACCTTGAACCTGCAAGACCGTGTCCATCTGGTGGGTGATTCCAGTGACATCAGACCTCACCTTCGCGCGGCTGATGCTTTTGTGCTTTCCTCTCGCTGGGAGGGCATGCCCAATGCTCTGCTGGAAGCCATGGCAGCAGGCAAAGCGTGTGTGACCACCAATGTGGGAGGGGTTCAGGCTTTGCAGGGAAACCATCTGCTGGTTGTACCAGCCAATGATGAAGCACACCTGGCAAAGGGAATGCGGAACATGATGCAGTTCTCTGCTGAAGAACGTGCCTTGATGGGCAAGCAAGCCCGGCAGTTGGTGCGGGAACATTTCAGTGCCAGTGCAGTGGTCAAGATGTGGGAAGAATTCATCCAAAACAGTTCAAACCATCGGAGGATATGA
- a CDS encoding glycosyltransferase family 2 protein has translation MFEISVITATYNRRDLLSEAYAHMLGMPLKEQVEWIIIDDGSTDQTQQVVEEWIKAGQLRIVYHLQANRGRAAALNAGLERASKPICFYLDSDDYLEQGAFQDIIEQYQTNDIMQNRSIAGMVFLASTKAGELIGQAFPQTQMVSKPALMLHHFKVRGDKLHTFKTEVLKAYPFPLFEKEKRVATSLVLNRISLKYDFMYVNVKALRKDYTADGLSKNIDRVRAKSSNASRTFYFEAVDVPFMPVKARIKYMINFVRYQLHSRSAFPSFKRGTNYLLYFLLLLPGLALYTRDVKKQQ, from the coding sequence GTGTTTGAAATTTCAGTGATTACGGCGACTTACAACCGCCGTGACCTCCTTTCAGAAGCGTATGCGCACATGCTGGGCATGCCTTTGAAAGAACAGGTGGAATGGATCATCATCGATGATGGTTCCACCGACCAGACCCAGCAGGTTGTGGAAGAGTGGATCAAAGCAGGACAGCTCCGGATTGTCTATCACCTGCAGGCCAACCGTGGCCGGGCTGCGGCCCTCAATGCCGGTCTGGAAAGGGCCAGCAAACCCATCTGCTTCTATCTGGACTCAGATGATTATTTGGAGCAAGGTGCTTTTCAGGACATCATCGAACAGTACCAGACCAATGACATCATGCAAAACCGCTCCATTGCAGGAATGGTTTTTCTCGCCAGCACCAAGGCCGGGGAGTTGATCGGTCAGGCATTTCCGCAAACACAAATGGTCAGCAAGCCTGCATTGATGTTGCACCACTTCAAGGTGCGGGGTGACAAATTGCACACCTTCAAAACGGAAGTGCTCAAAGCTTATCCGTTTCCCCTTTTTGAAAAAGAGAAACGGGTGGCCACATCACTGGTGTTGAATCGCATTTCATTGAAATACGACTTCATGTACGTCAACGTCAAAGCCCTGCGCAAAGACTACACCGCCGATGGCCTCAGCAAGAACATTGATCGGGTGCGGGCCAAAAGTTCCAACGCCTCGCGCACCTTTTACTTTGAAGCGGTGGATGTGCCTTTCATGCCTGTGAAGGCACGCATCAAGTACATGATCAATTTTGTGCGCTACCAGTTGCATTCCAGAAGTGCGTTTCCCAGTTTCAAACGTGGAACCAATTATCTGCTTTACTTCCTGCTGTTGTTGCCGGGTCTTGCCCTTTACACAAGGGATGTGAAAAAGCAGCAATGA
- a CDS encoding nucleotide sugar dehydrogenase, with translation MSEKICVIGLGYVGLPLAVELAKHYDTVGFDINAARVSELKSGLDRTLEVDNEELKTTRLKVSDQTEDLKDRTFFIVTVPTPIDENNNPDLTPLRKASEMLGQVVSDGAVVVYESTVYPGVTEEYCGPILARVSGLELFKQIKLGYSPERINPGDKVHTITKVTKVVSAQDAETLDRVASVYESVVTAGVFRAASIKVAEAAKVIENTQRDLNIALMNELAMIFDRLGIRTLDVLEAAGTKWNFLKFSPGLVGGHCIGVDPYYLTQKAEQLGYHPEVILSGRRVNDNMGSYVAQKVVKLLIKAGRSVKGARVGVLGLTFKENVPDLRNSKVPDIVRELEEFGIEVLIHDPFADAQEAHHEYGLTPVDLEQFNSLDAVVVAVCHSFYKELGYEKVTAMLKPQSVIADIKSLFIKETHSAEVLYWSL, from the coding sequence ATGTCAGAGAAAATTTGTGTGATTGGTCTGGGATACGTCGGTCTGCCTTTGGCAGTGGAGTTGGCAAAGCACTACGACACTGTGGGATTCGACATCAATGCTGCTCGGGTCAGTGAACTGAAATCTGGCCTGGACCGGACCCTGGAAGTGGACAACGAGGAACTGAAAACCACCCGTCTCAAGGTGAGTGACCAGACGGAGGATTTGAAAGACCGCACGTTTTTCATCGTGACGGTGCCCACCCCCATCGACGAGAACAACAATCCTGACTTGACCCCTTTGCGCAAGGCTTCGGAAATGCTCGGTCAGGTGGTTTCTGACGGTGCAGTGGTGGTGTATGAGTCCACCGTGTATCCAGGGGTGACGGAAGAATACTGTGGTCCCATTCTTGCGCGGGTGTCCGGTCTGGAGTTGTTCAAACAGATCAAGTTGGGTTATTCCCCCGAGCGCATCAACCCCGGGGACAAAGTCCACACCATCACCAAAGTCACCAAAGTGGTTTCTGCACAGGATGCAGAAACGCTGGACCGTGTGGCCTCCGTCTACGAAAGTGTGGTGACTGCAGGTGTGTTCCGGGCAGCCTCCATCAAAGTCGCTGAAGCTGCAAAAGTGATCGAAAACACCCAGCGTGACCTGAACATTGCCCTGATGAACGAACTGGCCATGATTTTCGATCGACTGGGGATCCGTACGCTGGATGTGCTGGAAGCTGCAGGGACCAAGTGGAACTTCCTGAAGTTTTCTCCCGGTCTGGTGGGAGGTCACTGCATTGGGGTCGATCCATACTACCTCACCCAGAAGGCTGAACAGCTTGGCTACCATCCAGAAGTGATTCTCTCTGGTCGCCGGGTCAACGACAACATGGGCAGCTATGTGGCCCAAAAAGTGGTCAAACTGCTGATCAAAGCCGGTCGCAGTGTCAAGGGTGCGCGTGTGGGTGTTCTGGGCCTCACCTTCAAGGAAAATGTGCCAGATTTGCGCAACAGCAAAGTGCCTGACATCGTGCGGGAATTGGAAGAATTTGGCATTGAAGTGCTGATCCACGATCCTTTCGCCGATGCTCAGGAAGCCCACCATGAATATGGACTGACCCCTGTGGATCTGGAGCAGTTCAACAGCCTGGACGCCGTGGTGGTTGCTGTGTGTCACAGCTTTTACAAAGAACTGGGTTATGAGAAGGTCACAGCCATGCTCAAACCCCAGAGTGTGATTGCTGACATCAAGTCCCTGTTCATCAAAGAAACCCATTCCGCTGAAGTTCTCTACTGGAGTTTGTGA
- a CDS encoding NAD-dependent epimerase — MTKILVTGTAGFIGSHLAMRFLERGDEVIGIDNVNDYYDVRLKHARMQRLEKYSNYRFYQLDLSDREGIYGVFEKEKPQKVVNLAAQAGVRYSLENPHAYIDSNLVGFTNILEGCRHNDVEHLVYASSSSVYGANTTMPFSIHHNVDHPLSLYAATKKANELMAHTYSHLYGLPTTGLRFFTVYGPWGRPDMALFLFTKAILEGRPIDVFNHGNMRRDFTYIDDIVEGVVRVTDNTAISNPEWNGSHPDPGTSKAPYRIYNIGNNSPVELGYMISTLEQCLGMEAMKNMLPMQPGDVPATYADVDDLTRDVGFKPATPIEVGIQNFVDWYREFYKV, encoded by the coding sequence ATGACGAAGATACTGGTCACAGGTACCGCAGGTTTTATTGGATCTCACCTCGCCATGCGCTTTCTGGAAAGGGGAGATGAAGTCATTGGAATCGACAATGTCAATGACTATTATGATGTGCGCCTGAAGCATGCTCGCATGCAGCGTCTTGAGAAATACAGCAATTACCGCTTTTACCAATTGGACCTTTCTGACCGTGAAGGCATCTATGGGGTTTTTGAGAAGGAAAAGCCCCAAAAAGTTGTGAACCTTGCCGCTCAGGCAGGGGTCCGTTATTCCCTTGAAAACCCCCATGCTTACATCGACAGCAACCTGGTGGGTTTCACCAACATTCTGGAAGGCTGTCGCCACAATGATGTTGAACATCTGGTGTATGCCTCTTCGAGCTCGGTTTACGGGGCCAACACCACCATGCCTTTCTCGATCCACCACAATGTGGACCATCCCCTGAGCCTCTATGCGGCCACCAAAAAAGCCAATGAACTGATGGCCCACACCTACAGTCACCTTTATGGTTTGCCCACCACGGGTCTGCGGTTTTTTACGGTTTATGGTCCATGGGGACGCCCTGACATGGCCCTTTTCCTTTTCACCAAAGCCATTCTGGAAGGTCGACCCATTGATGTGTTCAACCATGGCAACATGCGCCGTGACTTCACCTACATCGATGACATCGTGGAAGGCGTGGTGCGTGTGACGGACAACACCGCCATCAGCAACCCTGAATGGAATGGCAGCCATCCAGATCCTGGAACCAGCAAAGCCCCCTACCGCATTTACAACATCGGCAACAACAGTCCTGTTGAACTGGGATACATGATCAGCACCCTTGAACAATGCCTTGGCATGGAAGCCATGAAAAACATGTTGCCCATGCAGCCCGGAGACGTGCCCGCCACCTACGCCGATGTGGATGACCTGACCCGAGACGTTGGATTCAAACCTGCCACCCCCATTGAAGTGGGCATCCAGAACTTCGTGGACTGGTATCGTGAGTTCTACAAAGTCTAA
- a CDS encoding sugar transferase has product MIKRLFDVLVSALALVLLALPMLVIALFIWRNMGAPVIFSQVRPGLKGRPFRMIKFRTMRNARDAQGRDLPDAERLTALGQFLRKTSLDELPELWNVLKGEMSLVGPRPLLMEYLPLYSPEQARRHEARPGVTGWAQVNGRNAISWEEKFRLDVWYVDHQSFVLDIKILWMTVQKVFKREGISAAGEATMSRFTGSQGEGK; this is encoded by the coding sequence ATGATCAAACGCCTTTTTGATGTGCTGGTGTCTGCACTGGCTCTGGTTTTGCTGGCCCTGCCCATGCTGGTCATTGCCCTGTTCATCTGGCGCAACATGGGTGCACCTGTGATTTTCTCACAGGTGCGTCCGGGGTTGAAAGGCCGACCTTTTCGCATGATCAAATTCCGGACCATGCGAAATGCCAGAGACGCGCAAGGCCGGGATTTGCCAGACGCTGAGCGGCTCACTGCTCTGGGACAATTCTTGCGCAAGACATCGCTGGATGAACTCCCTGAACTCTGGAACGTCCTGAAAGGGGAGATGAGCCTGGTGGGTCCTCGCCCCCTTCTGATGGAGTACCTGCCCCTTTATTCCCCTGAGCAAGCCAGAAGACACGAAGCCCGTCCGGGTGTCACAGGATGGGCACAGGTCAATGGCCGCAATGCCATTTCCTGGGAAGAAAAGTTCCGGCTTGATGTGTGGTATGTGGACCACCAGTCTTTTGTGCTGGACATCAAGATTCTCTGGATGACCGTTCAAAAAGTGTTCAAACGCGAAGGAATCAGTGCCGCAGGTGAAGCCACCATGTCCAGATTCACGGGTTCACAGGGAGAAGGCAAGTGA
- a CDS encoding glycosyltransferase family 4 protein: protein MLQDLVSHGHQVHAVAPEDDPEVRSTLQNWGIQYHTVPLQRSGISLKGDLKLFQAYRRLFVKLKPAVVFSYTIKPVVFGSLAARSAGVPKIVSMITGLGYTFSDDARPLIKTLSRMLYRMALSVNRTVIFQNPDDRDLFVQEGLTSAEKIRIVNGSGVDVAFFAPEPLPSGPARFLLIARLLRDKGIREYAEAARQVKQKHPEAEFYLLGPTDPSPNAISQAELDGWVSAGTVKYLGATKDVRPFIAQYSSVYVLPSYREGTPRSVLEAMSMQRPIITTDTPGCRETVEHGVNGFLVPVKESAGLVEAMLQMIEQPGLMEAMARKSRELVESKYAVEKVNAVLLEILQ, encoded by the coding sequence ATGCTTCAAGATCTGGTTTCCCATGGGCATCAGGTCCATGCGGTTGCCCCTGAAGACGACCCGGAGGTGCGCTCAACCCTGCAAAATTGGGGCATCCAGTACCACACTGTGCCTTTGCAGCGTTCAGGGATCAGCCTGAAAGGGGACTTGAAGTTGTTTCAGGCATACCGCAGGCTGTTTGTGAAGCTCAAGCCAGCAGTGGTGTTTTCTTACACCATCAAGCCTGTGGTGTTCGGGTCTCTGGCCGCCAGATCGGCCGGTGTACCCAAAATTGTTTCCATGATCACGGGTCTGGGTTACACCTTCAGCGATGATGCCAGACCGCTGATCAAAACGCTCAGTCGCATGCTGTACAGAATGGCCCTCAGTGTGAACCGTACCGTGATTTTTCAGAATCCAGATGACCGGGATCTGTTCGTGCAAGAAGGGTTGACCTCTGCGGAAAAAATTCGCATTGTCAATGGCTCTGGGGTGGATGTGGCGTTCTTTGCGCCTGAACCTTTGCCTTCAGGCCCGGCGCGTTTTCTGCTCATTGCTCGACTGCTGCGGGACAAAGGCATCCGTGAGTATGCTGAAGCGGCCCGTCAGGTGAAACAGAAACATCCGGAGGCAGAGTTCTATTTGCTGGGTCCCACAGATCCCAGCCCAAATGCCATTTCTCAAGCGGAATTGGATGGGTGGGTGTCGGCTGGGACCGTCAAATACCTTGGCGCCACCAAAGATGTGAGGCCTTTTATTGCACAGTACAGTTCTGTGTATGTGCTGCCTTCTTACCGTGAAGGAACACCCAGATCGGTGCTGGAAGCCATGAGCATGCAAAGGCCCATCATCACCACAGACACCCCCGGATGCCGTGAGACCGTGGAACATGGGGTCAATGGTTTTCTGGTTCCGGTCAAGGAAAGTGCAGGGCTTGTAGAGGCCATGTTGCAAATGATTGAACAACCGGGGTTGATGGAAGCCATGGCCAGAAAAAGCCGTGAACTTGTGGAATCCAAGTATGCTGTTGAGAAGGTGAACGCTGTGTTGTTGGAGATTTTGCAATGA
- a CDS encoding acetyltransferase, with protein MNLDLVIVGAGGHARVVLDTLQAMGKKVSGFLDDREALWGTSLAGLPVLGSVELLSDVQQAVIAIGNNAIRQKIAHDHPHVEWICAVHPTAYVSPTARVGAGTVVFARAVVQPDARIGQHVIVNTASTVDHDSIIEDHVHLAPGCHLAGSVHVREGAFLGVGTCVIPGINIGAWSTVGAGATVTAPVPERQTVVGTPARPIKPKTQ; from the coding sequence GTGAATCTGGATCTGGTCATTGTGGGTGCAGGTGGACATGCCCGGGTGGTGCTGGACACCTTGCAAGCCATGGGCAAGAAGGTTTCCGGTTTTTTGGATGATCGAGAGGCCCTCTGGGGAACTTCGCTGGCCGGTTTGCCTGTGCTGGGCAGTGTGGAGTTGCTGTCCGATGTTCAGCAAGCGGTGATTGCCATTGGCAACAATGCCATACGTCAAAAAATTGCACATGACCATCCCCATGTAGAATGGATCTGTGCGGTTCACCCCACTGCATACGTCAGTCCCACCGCTCGGGTGGGTGCAGGAACAGTGGTTTTTGCCAGAGCTGTGGTGCAACCTGATGCTCGAATTGGTCAACATGTGATTGTCAACACTGCGTCTACTGTGGACCATGACAGTATCATTGAAGACCATGTGCACCTTGCCCCGGGCTGCCATCTGGCAGGCTCGGTGCATGTGCGAGAAGGTGCTTTTCTCGGGGTGGGAACCTGCGTCATTCCAGGCATCAACATTGGTGCATGGAGTACGGTGGGAGCAGGTGCAACAGTGACCGCTCCTGTGCCCGAGCGGCAAACTGTGGTGGGTACACCTGCCAGACCAATCAAGCCAAAAACACAGTGA